The following proteins come from a genomic window of Streptomyces sp. Sge12:
- a CDS encoding YfhO family protein yields MAPEPTTVDARPSAPDRPAPRRPATRRTRGLRGPLLALLLTAGAFCAAWVARGTFPFGNTGRALNDQANQYVPFHRALWDLVHGQAAGDVLFTWRGGFGQQFLADYHTYLGNPLSWLAVLVPRAHVDLAVFAITPLTMGAAAAAMTVYLGKLHAGPWWQRGVLGATYGLCGWALSDASYIPMWLWGLVALPLLGIAVEWCLEERRWPAVTLLVALAWFGNFYTAMMATMAACILLAIRMATREMTARDRLRALWRAATATGTGILLTLPLLLPSFLSSGAAQPTKAAAFDPVRIEIFLSGMLPATHLWGGRPRLYVASLGLILAGSFVLNTAVAKRTRLVWAAAILLVAASFQFPPTQYLWHGLAVPNGNPYREAFVFSGMVVIVAWLALANRPRPLHLALVAALLVAATFVLRRTDDFGGWTWPAVLGGGALSLLALVLLRLGEKRRYLIPVAAALMIGVVFAESTVAAANADARRARERWAKPVATSNASIGNHFDAVRDVAGWPAYRTDSGAPQSAYNDALALRAEGPQYYSSYLPEATYRALEPLGYGFKNDGRTFFGADNPVLDAIFSIGARVRPGTATDTWTAAKFPAPPLVTVRTGPYTSPNAAQSVYAHQENVLGATVYQVPPVTRGGTDTEQTYAARCTPGSEAFWYSPALYGTVRAGGTQRPLEDRMTGVTPLGTVPASGRVDVTVQTRTQGADAGEHPLGCLDRAALDTVVRHLTTTGATSVRPGGHTVEATLPTPAGGTAVIATTAVPGWQCSAPTKPFHGLLAVELPAGTDAFSCTFTPKGLTPGLAGATLALMVLIGVKVTSLRRRRRD; encoded by the coding sequence GTGGCACCCGAGCCGACCACAGTCGACGCCCGTCCATCCGCCCCCGACCGACCGGCCCCGCGCCGCCCGGCCACCCGCCGGACCAGGGGCCTTCGCGGCCCCCTGCTGGCCTTACTGCTCACCGCGGGCGCATTCTGCGCCGCCTGGGTGGCCCGTGGCACCTTCCCCTTCGGGAACACCGGCCGGGCCCTGAACGACCAGGCCAACCAGTACGTGCCCTTCCACCGGGCGCTCTGGGACCTGGTCCACGGACAGGCCGCCGGCGACGTGCTCTTCACCTGGCGCGGCGGCTTCGGACAGCAGTTCCTCGCCGACTACCACACCTACCTCGGCAACCCGCTCTCCTGGCTGGCCGTGCTCGTCCCCCGCGCCCACGTCGACCTCGCCGTCTTCGCGATCACCCCGCTCACCATGGGAGCCGCGGCGGCCGCCATGACGGTGTACCTCGGCAAGCTGCACGCCGGCCCGTGGTGGCAGCGGGGCGTGCTGGGAGCCACGTACGGCTTGTGCGGCTGGGCGCTCAGCGACGCCTCGTACATCCCGATGTGGCTGTGGGGCCTGGTCGCGCTCCCCCTGCTCGGCATCGCCGTCGAGTGGTGCCTGGAGGAGCGCCGCTGGCCGGCCGTGACCCTGCTGGTCGCGCTCGCCTGGTTCGGGAACTTCTACACCGCGATGATGGCCACGATGGCCGCCTGCATCCTGCTGGCCATCCGCATGGCCACCCGCGAGATGACGGCCCGCGACCGGCTGCGCGCCCTGTGGCGGGCCGCCACGGCCACCGGGACCGGGATCCTGCTCACCCTGCCCCTCCTGCTGCCCTCGTTCCTGTCCAGCGGGGCCGCGCAGCCCACGAAGGCGGCCGCCTTCGACCCCGTACGGATCGAGATCTTCCTCTCGGGCATGCTCCCGGCCACGCACCTGTGGGGCGGCCGCCCGCGGCTGTACGTCGCCTCGCTCGGGCTGATCCTGGCCGGCTCGTTCGTCCTGAACACCGCCGTGGCCAAGCGCACCCGGCTGGTGTGGGCGGCCGCGATCCTGCTCGTGGCCGCCTCCTTCCAGTTCCCGCCCACGCAGTACCTGTGGCACGGGCTGGCCGTCCCGAACGGCAATCCGTACCGCGAGGCCTTCGTCTTCAGCGGCATGGTCGTGATCGTGGCCTGGCTGGCGCTGGCCAACCGGCCGCGCCCGCTGCACCTGGCCCTGGTCGCGGCGCTCCTGGTGGCCGCCACCTTCGTCCTGCGCCGCACCGACGACTTCGGGGGCTGGACCTGGCCGGCCGTGCTCGGCGGCGGGGCGCTCTCCCTGCTGGCCCTGGTCCTGCTGCGGCTCGGCGAGAAGCGCCGGTACCTGATCCCGGTGGCCGCCGCCCTGATGATCGGCGTCGTCTTCGCCGAGTCCACGGTCGCCGCCGCGAACGCGGACGCCCGCCGGGCCCGCGAGCGCTGGGCCAAGCCCGTCGCCACCTCGAACGCGTCCATCGGCAACCACTTCGACGCCGTACGGGACGTCGCCGGCTGGCCCGCGTACCGGACCGACTCGGGCGCGCCGCAGAGCGCGTACAACGACGCCCTGGCGCTGCGCGCGGAGGGGCCGCAGTACTACAGCAGCTACCTCCCCGAGGCGACCTACCGCGCCCTGGAGCCCCTGGGATACGGCTTCAAGAACGACGGCCGGACCTTCTTCGGCGCGGACAACCCGGTCCTCGACGCGATCTTCTCCATCGGCGCCCGGGTCCGCCCGGGCACCGCCACGGACACCTGGACGGCCGCGAAGTTCCCCGCGCCCCCGCTCGTCACCGTCCGCACCGGCCCCTACACCTCCCCCAACGCGGCGCAGAGCGTCTACGCCCACCAGGAGAACGTCCTGGGCGCCACCGTCTACCAGGTCCCGCCGGTCACCCGCGGCGGCACCGACACCGAGCAGACCTACGCCGCCCGCTGCACCCCCGGCTCCGAGGCCTTCTGGTACTCCCCCGCCCTCTACGGCACGGTCCGCGCCGGCGGCACCCAGCGGCCCCTGGAGGACCGGATGACCGGCGTGACCCCGCTGGGCACCGTCCCCGCCTCGGGCCGCGTCGACGTCACCGTGCAGACCCGTACCCAGGGCGCGGACGCGGGCGAGCACCCGCTCGGCTGCCTGGACCGGGCGGCGCTCGACACGGTCGTCCGGCACCTGACCACCACCGGCGCCACCTCGGTCCGCCCGGGCGGCCACACCGTCGAGGCCACCCTGCCCACCCCCGCCGGCGGGACGGCGGTCATCGCCACGACCGCCGTACCGGGCTGGCAGTGCTCGGCCCCGACGAAGCCCTTCCACGGCCTGCTGGCGGTGGAGCTCCCGGCGGGCACCGACGCGTTCTCCTGCACCTTCACCCCGAAGGGCCTCACCCCGGGCCTGGCGGGCGCCACCCTGGCCCTGATGGTCCTCATCGGCGTCAAGGTGACCTCCCTCCGCCGCCGCCGGCGCGACTGA